From the genome of Phyllostomus discolor isolate MPI-MPIP mPhyDis1 chromosome 12, mPhyDis1.pri.v3, whole genome shotgun sequence, one region includes:
- the CEACAM20 gene encoding carcinoembryonic antigen-related cell adhesion molecule 20, whose product MGPHWAGILLSASLWTAWSLPAATQLDLDATLLNVSLKLPAKPTISVSPGIVTEKAEKVTFRCDTKDINPNIHWVFSNRPLVLHERIHLSPDGRELTISPVLRGDAGSYQCEVWDVQGSQSSNPTYLVVNYGPDPFDIKVEPSAPCGEVVKVIEGSNVTFSAKAQSYPAPTYSWFLPNDSTPSFTERTFRIHAVSREQEGTYRCWANNSATQKSRLAALRVQVLEHTTKPLLMTPNLSVVENANTVPLTCLTIHEGALVQWLLRGQPLQPSKHLVLSEDNRTLFIHPLWRNDTGPYECEVWHGGGWTRSDPLRLTIHYGPDRVNITRGSQPGAVTHVQAELSSNLTLQCWAKSQPDAEYRWTLEHSTAVYVGEKLVIEALTWEHQGTYNCMAFNPQTRLAHSASVLVSVVGPQSPLSAGSIAGITIGVLAVITLTVGLGYFLYTRNARWPSRKTAEDPIHEVTTPTSKEEHPAQPSSDWPRSVYDNIGLELQGQVKVKKMLPQEPSEHFYEMKPPSATPEGYSHGSRKPSPQLALHPLVSTLPQGNTESVYEVLENPECSIYCQMKPSA is encoded by the exons ATGGGTCCCCACTGGGCGGGAATCCTGCTCTCAG CCTCACTTTGGACCGCGTGGAGCCTGCCCGCTGCAACCCAGCTCGACCTCGACGCCACACTGCTCAACGTCAGCCTAA AATTGCCAGCCAAGCCCACCATTTCAGTCAGCCCGGGCATTGTCACAGAGAAAGCGGAAAAGGTGACCTTCCGATGTGACACTAAAGACATCAACCCTAACATCCACTGGGTCTTCAGCAATCGCCCGCTGGTGTTGCACGAGCGCATCCACCTGTCCCCAGACGGCAGGGAGCTCACCATCTCCCCTGTCTTGCGGGGGGACGCCGGGAGTTACCAGTGCGAAGTTTGGGATGTCCAGGGGTCCCAGAGCAGCAATCCCACCTACCTGGTCGTGAACT ATGGGCCTGACCCCTTTGACATCAAGGTGGAGCCCAGTGCACCCTGCGGAGAGGTGGTCAAGGTGATAGAGGGCTCCAACGTGACCTTCTCGGCGAAAGCGCAGTCTTATCCAGCCCCAACCTATTCCTGGTTTCTCCCCAACGATTCCACCCCATCTTTCACGGAGAGAACATTCCGCATCCACGCCGTGTCCAGGGAACAGGAGGGCACGTACAGGTGCTGGGCGAACAACAGTGCCACCCAGAAGTCCCGCCTGGCTGCTCTTAGAGTCCAAGTCCTTG AACACACgaccaagcctctcctcatgacCCCAAACCTGAGCGTCGTGGAGAATGCCAACACCGTGCCCCTGACCTGCCTGACCATCCATGAGGGGGCTCTGGTCCAGTGGTTACTGAGgggccagcccctccagcccagcaAGCACCTGGTGCTGTCTGAGGACAACAGGACCCTGTTCATCCACCCCCTCTGGCGGAACGACACGGGGCCCTATGAGTGTGAGGTCTGGCACGGGGGCGGCTGGACCCGGAGCGACCCTCTCAGGCTGACCATCCACT ATGGCCCTGACCGCGTGAACATCACCAGGGGGTCACAGCCCGGGGCGGTCACCCACGTCCAGGCGGAGCTCAGCTCCAATCTGACCTTGCAGTGCTGGGCCAAGTCCCAGCCAGACGCTGAGTATCGCTGGACCCTGGAACACTCCACCGCGGTGTATGTGGGGGAGAAGCTGGTCATCGAGGCCCTGACCTGGGAACACCAGGGGACCTACAACTGCATGGCCTTCAACCCTCAGACCCGCCTGGCCCACTCCGCCTCGGTCCTGGTCAGCGTGGTAG GTCCCCAGTCTCCGCTGTCTGCTGGGTCCATTGCTGGCATTACCATCGGGGTCCTGGCAGTTATCACCCTGACCGTAGGCCTGGGCTATTTCCTTTACACCAGAAATGCCAGATG GCCCTCCAGGAAAACAGCAGAGGACCCCATCCATGAGGTCACCACACCTACCTCCAAGGAGGAGCACCCTGCCCAGCCCAGTTCCG ACTGGCCAAGGTCCGTGTATGACAATATAGGCCTCGAACTTCAAGGCCAGGTCAAAGTCAAAAAG ATGCTGCCTCAAGAGCCCTCAGAGCACTTCTATGAG ATGAAGCCGCCTTCTGCAACCCCTGAGGGCTATTCTCATGGCTCCAGGAAGCCATCGCCTCAACTTGCATTGCATCCACTGGTCTCCACTCTACCacaaggaaacacagagtccGTCTATGAG GTGCTTGAGAATCCGGAATGCAGCATTTACTGCCAAATGAAGCCCTCAGCGTAA